GGGTAAGGCACAGCTATGTCTCCAAGTTGGAGGAGTCAAGCGAAGCCCCCTTGCTGCGAGTCGAAAAAGGTGAGGTGGTCGAGGTCTTGTCAGTTGGGAATGGGTTTCCGGGGTGGTGGGGGTACTATCCATGGGTCAAGACATCGGCACCCAACGTGGCAAGCGTTGAGTGCAAGGAATCAAGGAGCCTGATCCCGTTTCGTGAGCCTGGTGTCGTGTTTGGTGGGGAGGTCTGCCACATGATCGCTAATGAAGTGGGTGAAGCGACTCTTTTCTTTGGTAATAAATTTGGCTATGTCCCCATTATGTGTTGAAAAGCTACCTTGATAGGTGAAGGCCCTCCGAGGTAGCTCCCATGGACACGCACACCTTTCGGCACTGGTTGAGTCAGCTGCCACGTCTCAATGCCCGACAGAAACGCCTGCTCCGACATCGACTTCATCAGCCGCCTCGACAGGATGCCCTCCACGATACCTTTCCGGCGCTACAGGCCTGTCCGCACTGTGCGGCGTCTGCCGCGCAGCTGGCCCCATGGGGCTGGAGTCGTGGCCTGCGCCGCTATCGGTGCCGGGCATGTCGTCGTACCTGCAACACGCTGACGGCTACCCCACTGGCTCGTCTCCGCCGGGTGGAATGCTGGCAGGATTACGCCCAGGCCTTGATCGAGGGACTCACAGTACGCGCGGCGGCGCAGCGTTGTGGTATCAGCAAGAATACCGCCTTCCGGTGGCGACACCGGTTTCTGACACGAATCGCCCAACACAGCGACACCCGCGAAACCGGCATCGTGGAAGCCGATGAGACCTTCTTTCTGGAATCCTTCAAGGGCCAACGCCACTTGCCACGACCACCGCGCAAGCGCGGTGGCGTTGGCGCAACACGCGGTACGGGGCCCGACCAGATTCCGGTGATGGTGGTGCGTGACCGGGAAGGGCACACGGCCGATTTCCTCCTGAGCAAGCTCGATGCCCGCCACGTCCATGAGGCGCTCGCGCCGCTGGTTGATCAGGAGTCTGTCCTTTGTACGGACGGGGCCAGTGTGTACTCAGCTTTCGCCAGCCGGTGTGGCATCACTCACCAGATAGTACATGCCAAGCCCGGGCAGCGTGTCCGTGCAGGCGCCTTTCACATCCAGAACGTCAATGCTTACCACAGCCGCTTGAAAGGCTGGATGCACCGTTTCCATGGCGTCGCCACCCGATATCTCGTCCACTATCTCGGATGGCGGCGCATGCTGGAGCGGTATTCAGCGACGATACGGCCCGTTCACTGCCTTCAAGAAGCCGTGGGTCGTCCCGTGCAACACGCAACGGGGACATAGCCATAAATTTACCCTTTCCGCGGAAAACCATGAAGAGAGAGTGAGGGTGGAGGTTTATGGTAACCAGGGTAGTGAGCGTTAGGTGCAAGATTCCGGCTGGTGATCATGCCTTCCCGGGCGCTCCCAACCCACTCACACGCATGACTCTTCTCTGGCTCGCATCCATCAGCTGCCCGCGGCCGGTTTCCACCAGCGTCAGCCAGTGGCGGGCGCGGGTGATGCCGGTGTAGACCAACTCCCGAGTGAGGATGGGGTTCGGTGCGTCGGGCAGCACCAGGGCGGCGTGGGTGAACTCCGAGCCCTGGGACTTGTGCACCGTCATTGCGAACACCGTCTCCACCGATTGCAGGCGGCTGGGCAGCACCCACTTGATGCGACCGGTGCCGTCGCCGGCGGGGAAGGCCACCCGCAGCAGGCGGCGGCTGCCGTCGCCAAGCGCATTGTTCGGGCGCTGTGAAGAGAGTGAAGCGTCCGGGCGAGGCATATCGAGCGTAATGCCGATATCGCCGTTCATCAGCCCCAGGCCGTAGTCGTTCTTGGTGACGAGCACCGGGCGGCCTGGGTACCAGTGCTGGCGGCCGTCCTGGCTGTCGATCAGCTTCTCTCGCTCCAGCGCCTGGCGCACCCGCTCGTTCAGGCCTTCCACGCCCCAAGGGCCACGGCGCAGCGCGCACAGCAGCTGGAAGTCGCCGTGCGCTTCTAGAACAGCGCGGGCCCAGCCATCGAACGCGGCCTGATCCGCGTCGTCCGCCGGGCGCCGCTCGGCCATCACGCTCAGGAAGTGGCGATAGCCCACCGGCGGCGCTTCGGCGTTGTTTGCTGCGGGAAAGCGCTCGGGACAGCCAGTCACGGCCAGGCGGGCCAGGCCGCGCTCGTCGTCGGCGGAAAGCCTCAAATGCGAGAGGTCCGCGAAGCCGTGGTTGAGTGCATCACCGATGGCGCAGCGCTTGGCGACGGGCTCGGCTTCCAGATTGATCGCCGCGGCGAGCTGGCCGATGCCGCTGTCGGCGGTAAAGCGGTGGCTGACGCGCAACATGGCGATGGCCTGGTCGAGGGGTTGGCCGTCGGCATCCAGCGTCTCCGTGGGCAGAGGCTGGCCGGTGGCATCAGTCAGCCACTCAGCGGTGGCCTGAGTGTAGTGGCCGCCCTCGGCCCGGGCACACAGGTCGCCGAGCACCGAACCGGCCTCCACCGAGGCGAGCTGATCCTTGTCACCCAGCAGCACCAGCCGCGCCCGGGGAGGCAGCGCCTCGAGCATCGCGGCCATCATGCCCACGTCCACCATCGAGGCCTCGTCCACCACCAGCACGTCAAGCGGCAGCGGGTTGTGGCGGTCGTGGCGGAAGCGGCGGGTGTCGGGCCGGGAGCCCAGCAGCCGGTGCAGCGTCGAGACCTCCTTGGGAATCACGTCGCGCAGCCGCTCGGGATCGTCGGCCAGGCCGTCGAGGTCGAGCTTCGCCACCTGGCCGGCGATGGATTCGTTGAGCCGGGAGGCGGCCTTGCCGGTGGGGGCGGCCAGGCGAATGCGCAGGGTCTGCTTTCCTTCCTCCTCGCCTTCCTCTTGGCCTTCACCGAGCGCCAGCGCCTGGAGCAGGGCGAGCAGGCGCACCACGGTGGTGGTCTTGCCGGTGCCGGGGCCGCCGGTGATCACTGCGAAGCGCGAGCGGCCGGCCAGGGCGCAGGCGGCCTTCTGCCAGTCGAGCCGACGGTCGACATCCTCACGGGGCGGGAAGAGGACATCCAGGATCGGGCGCAGGCGGGCCGCGTCCGGGGCGTCATCTGCGCTCTTGTCATCCGGGCTCTTGTTATCCGGGCTTTGATCGACGGTGAGCCGCTCATTGATCCGGGTGTGAATATCCTGCTCGTGCTGCCAGTAGCGGCGCAGGTAGAGCCGGGGGCGCTCGGCACTGCCGGCGAGCACCAGCGGAGTATTGCCGGGGCCGGTGGCGATAATCTCGGGCTGGTCGAGGGAGGCGCGCCAGGCGTCCAGGTCCAGCGCGACCATCACCCGGCTGGGCAGCGGCGGCGGGTCCTCCAGGCTGTCACCCTCCGGCGGCAGCGAGAGCGCCAGGTCCGGGGTGGAGAGCGTCTGGGCCAGGTCCAAGCACACATGGCCGCGACCGAGCTGGTGGCTGGCGAGCGCGGCGGCCAGCAGCAGCAGGGGAGAGGCCTCACTCACCTCATTTTCCTTGCTCGCCTCACGATGCAGGAAGACGGCGAAGGCGCGGTCCAGCGAGCGCAGCCAGCCGCGTGCCACCCAGCGATCGAGCAGGGCGAACAGCGCCTGGGCGTCATCCAGCGCATTTTCGGGCGCTTGAATCAGCGCCGCTTCCGGGGCGGCGTCGGTATCAAAGGAAATCGGCGTCGTCATGCGGCGGCCTCCTGGGCGGCGCGAAACAGGGCATCGAGGGCGAGGATCAGCTCGCTCGGCGGGCGTTCGGCATGCACCCCGCGGGAGGGCGCGCGCGTGCCGCGCAGGAAGACGTAGAGCGCGCCGCCCAGGTGTCGCTCGATGTCGTAGTCCGGTAGCCGGGCCTCGAGCAGCCGGTGCAGGGCCAGCAGGTAGAGGCAGTACTGCACGTCATAGCGCTTCTCGAGCACGGCATCCGCCATCGCCGCTTCGGTGTAGGCGGCATCGTCCGCGCCCAGGTGGTTGGACTTCCAATCGAGCACGTAGAAGCGCCCCTCGTGCTCCACCACCAGGTCTATGAACCCCTTGAGCATGCCGTTCAGGGTGTCGGGCTCGAGCGCCGGTCGCGGCTGCCCGCCGAGTGTGTGAGCGCTTACGAGGGCGTCAAGCCGACGGGTGTTCACCTTGTGGGCGGCGAACCAGAACTCCAGCTCGACCCGGTAGTGGTGCAAGGGATTCAGGGCATCCAGGCGCAGCGGTGCGGCATCAACAGGCACCGGCAGCGGCGTGGTTAGAAGCTCCGGCAGCCACTGCTCGAGTGCTGAGATCTGGCCTTCCCAGCCGCGGCGGTTGGCGCGCCGGGCCAGGGTGTCGGCACGCAGTTCGGCGTCCTCGGCGACTCGGCCGAAGCCTTCCTCGCCGGCCCATTCCAGCAGGCCGTGCAGGAAGGTGCCGGCAGACGGGCCGCGGGGGAAACGGTGAAGCGAGCCCTCGCTCACCGTGGCCGCGCCGGCATCGAAGGGCTCGTGGATCACCTCCATGGCGGTGGCTTCGTCGGCGGTGGTGGGCTCGGGGGACGGCTCGGCCTCGACGGCCGATTCCTCTTCGTTCGGTGTGGCGCCGGTGCGCAGCGCCGAGTAGCTGGCGATCCACCAGTGCTCGCGAATCGCCCGGGTGGGCGTGCGGGCCTCACCGAGCGGGGTGTCGTCGCTGATGAGCTCTACGGGCGTGGTATCGGCCTCGGGGGCGTCCAGCACCGCCACGGTCTTATCGCTATCGTTCAGATTACCGCTATCGCTACCGGGCTGATCGCCATTGCCGTTCGCCAGCGCCTCGAGGGCCGGGCGCAGGTTGTCGGGTGTCAGTGCCTCGCCCCCGGCGATCAGGTGACCGATGGCGCTGCGCTCAATGGCTTCCAGCGGCGCCAGGCCGAGCCAGGTGGCGTGGCGGGCGCGGGTCAAGGCAACGTAGAGCTTGCGCAGATCCTCCCCCAGGCGCTCGTGGTCGGCGCGGGCAAGCGTCGCCTCGTCGGCGCTTAGGGTCAGGTGCAGGTTCCCGTCGTCGTCGTGCCAGCGCAGCGGCAAATCGCCCTGCTTCACGGGGCGGAAGGCGGCGATGAAGGGCAGGAACACCAGCGGGTACTCCAGGCCCTTGGACTTGTGGATGGTCACCACCTGCACCAGGTCGGCGTCGCTCTCCAGGCGCAGGCGGTGGGTGTCAGACTGCGCCTGGGGATGCGCGCGGGACTCGGCGAGGAAGCGCAACAGGGCGTGCTCGCCGTCGATCTCGGCGCTGGCCTCCTGCAGGAGCTCGCCGAGATGCAGCAGGTCGGTGAGCCGTCGCTCGCCCTCGGGCACCGCCAGCAGCCGGCCGGGCACTTCAAAGTCGGCCAGCAGCCGATGCAGCATGGGCAGCACGCCGCGGCGCTGCCACTGGCGGTGGTAGTCGCGGAACTGCATCACCCGCGCCTCCCAGGCCAGCTCGTCCTGCTGGGGGCCGCCGTTCAGGGCGTCGAGCTCGGCGAGGCCGAGCCCCAGGCTCGGCGTGGCCAGTGCGGCGCGCAGGCAGCGCTCATCGTCCGGCGCGGCGCAGGCAGCAAGCCACACCTCCAGCTCGGCGGCGGCCTCGGTCTCGAACACGCCCTCCTTGTCGGAGAGGTAGACGCTGCGGATGCCGCGAGCCAGCAGGGCGCTTCGTATGGCGCGAGCCTCGCCGCCGTTGTTGACCAGCACGGCAAGGTCTGACGGCGCCAGCGGTCTTAATTCTCCATTCTGCTCGAAACCCGTCTGCCCGGCCTGGCCCTCGCGCAGGAGGCTGGCCATCTCGGTGGCGCAGCGCGCGGCCAGCTCCTTGAGGTAGGCGCCCTTGGCGAGCGTCTCGTCGGCGGGCAGGTGCCAGAGGGTCAGCGCCGGCGGTGTCGTGCCGTGGCGGACGAGGGCATCTTTACGGCCATTCGCGTCCACAGCATTAAAGGGAACGGGATTGTCGTCCCCGCGGCGGAACAGGAAGGCGCCGGAATCGCTCTGCTCGGCGTGGGCGAACACCCGGTTGACCGCCTCGACCATGGGCACGGCGGAGCGGAAGTTGGTGCCCAGCGTGACGTGGCGGCCGGCAGTGTCGCGCCGGGCCTGGAGGTAGGTGTGGATGTCGGCGCCGCGAAAGGCGTAGATCGCCTGCTTGGGGTCGCCGATCAGCAGCACGCCGCTTTTTTCAGCGCCCGGAGCCGCGCTCTTTTCAGCGCCCGAAGCCGCGCTCTTTCCAGCGTTCGACGCCGCGCTCTTTCCAGCGTTCGACGCCGCGCTTTCGTCATCCTGATTCGGCCCCTCGCCGAGGCGATAGACCCTCGAGAACAGCCGGTACTGCACCGGGTCGGTGTCCTGGAACTCGTCGACCAGCGCCACCGGGAACTGCGCGCGGATACGTGCGGCCAGGGTCTCGCCGGCCTCGCCCGCGAAGGCGGCGTCCAGCCGGTGCAGCAGGTCGTCGGGGCCGAGCTCGGCGCGGCGGCGTTGCACGGTCTCGCGGCGCGCGGCCATCCAGTGCACGGCGTGGGCGAGCAGGTCGGCGAAGGGGTCGGGCAGCTCGGCGAGCCGCTCGGGTAGTTCTTCCAGGGCCTCTAGCGCCGGCAGGTTCGGCGCGATATCTTTTTCCCAAGAGTCAGCCTTCCAGATCTCGGCGATGCCCTCGGGCGTCAGGCGCTTCCAGGCGGCGGGAGTGAGTGCCGGCTTGGCAAGCTCGGGGTCATTGGCCCATTCGCGCAGGGCGGTGAGCCAGTTGGCGCGGCTCTTGGCGTTGAGCTTCTGGCCGTTGAACGCCTTGCGCTTGGCGGCGGCCTCGAGCAGTTCCTCCAGCTCATCGAGCCAGGCCGGCCAGGGCGCCTTGAGCGCGGCCAGCGCCGCGGCACGCTGCTCGCGGTAGTTGGAAAGCGCCTCGAACGGCGGCGGGGCCACGGGCAGGGCGCTCGCGTGGGTGCGCAGCCGGGCGGCGGTGTCGTTCAGGTCGTCCGGCGTGGTCCAGTAGCGGGCGATGATCGCCAGCGCCTCGGGGTCGAGGTCGTAGTAGAAGCTGCGCCAGTAGTCCCGGGCGATCTCCAGGTCCATCTCCGACTGGTCCAGCGACATCTCCAGGGCGAACAGGCTGCCGCTGTCGAAGGCGTGCTCGCGCAGCATGCGGTGGCACCAGGAGTGGATGGTGGAGACCGCGGCCTCGTCCATCCACTCGGCGGCCAGCCGCAGCCGGCGGGCGCAGGTCGGCCAGCTCTCGCGGGGGTAGCTGTCGCGCAGCGCGATCAGCGGATCGCTGCTGGACGATACCTCTTCTTCAGGCTGTGAGTTATCCAACGCCGGTTCTGAAAAGAGATCGCCGGTTTCGTTCGGGGTCGGCTCGGGGTCAGATCGTCGCGGAGGCGCTGTGCATCCCTCCCTGGACGCTACATTCGACACCCCTGTCGAATGACCTCCGCTTTGACCTGCCCCCGGCGCCCCTTCGTGGTTATCGCTGCTTGCCACGGAGTCGAGGGCCAACCTTGATTCGGGCGCGTCGTCGGGCGCCTCCGTCGCGGCTTCGGGCGGCGTAGAAAGCGAAAAGGCCTCGGCGGCCTCGACCAGGCGGGCGCGGATGCGGTCACGCAGCTCTTGGGTGGCGGCGTTGGTAAAGGTGACCACCAGGATCTCCGGCGGCGTCAGCGGCCGCGGGAAGCTGGCTGTGTCTTCCTCGTGCTCTTCGTTCCCGAAGACTCTGGGTCCGAGCACCAGCCGCAGGTAAAGCAGGGCGATGGTGAAGGTCTTGCCGGTGCCGGCGCTGGCCTCGATCAGCCGGCTGCCGGTGAGCGGTAGGGCCACCGGGTCGAGGCGCGGCGTCTCGGCCACCTGCATGGTGTCCGCAGTGTTTCGAGCGGATTCGGGCGAGTTCATGAGCTGCGGCCTCCCTGGCCCTTGCCTCCGGTCTTCTTGCTTTTTACTTCATCGTGCAGTGGGGCGTAGAGCGTCGCGGTCAGCTCGGTGAAGCGCCGGCCGGCGGCCTGGTGGCGAACGAGGCTCTCGAGGTCGCGCCACTGGCGGGCGAGGTAGGGGTCGCGGCCCAGCTCGCCGTGGTCGCCGTTGAAGCCGCTGCCATGGAAGGCGGTGACGGCGGCCTTCCAGGCCTTGAGGTCGGCCTCCTCTGCTTTCGCCTCACCGCCGAAGACGCGAGCCAGGGCGCCGTCGTCGCCGCCCTTCTCGTGCCAGGCGAAGGCGGTGTCTCGCGCCAGTGGCAGCGGCGTGGTCATGCCGAGGCGCCAGGCGCGGGCGATGGCCTCCAGGTGGGCGCGGGCGGTGGCTTCATCCAGCGGCGCCAGGGTGCCGCCGCCGGCCCGTGAGAGCAGCACCGTGGTCATGGGGCCGATGGCGAGCTGACCGGCGAGATGGCTGACCCAAGGGCCGAGCCAGTGCTTCCAGTTGTACTTACCCTTGTTGACCAGGCTGCTGGTCATCAGCACCAGCCGGCAGCGCTCGCCCTCTGCGTTCTCGCGCAGGCCGTCCAGCCAGTCCTCGATGTGTAGCGGTTCACTCGACAGCGGGCTCTGGTCGGTGGCGAGCGTCAGCGACACGGCGGCCGGGGTCTCCCAGGCGTGGGGCCAGGCCTCGAGCTGGTCGGCGTAGTCGCTAAGCAGGCCGTCCAGCGGCTCGACCAAGTTATCGCGCATCAGCTCGGCGAAGCCGCCCATGGCGAGGCGCCCCTCGCGCTCCAGGCGCTCCAGGGTGTCGTGGATCGCGGGCGTCGGCGCCGCGCCCTCATCCACGGCGCGGCGCCCGGCCTCGATCAGCGCCTGCTGGAGCTGCCAGTGATCGAGGCCGTTCAGGGCGAAGGGCTCGTGGTCGGGGCTCTCCAGCGCCTCGCGCTCGAGATAGACGCCGAGCCGGGTGGTGAAGAAGGCCTTCACCGGCTCCTTGAGGAAGCCGGAGAGGCGCGAAAGCGTGAGGGCGGTATCGAGTTCGATCGGCGGCAGTTCGCCTTCGCTCGCGACCCCTTGTGCCGTTGGCTGGCCGGCGTGCACCGCCCGCCACTCCCGGGCGTAGGTAAACAGGCGCGGGTCTTCCGAGAAACCGTCTACCGTGCCCGACCCCGCACGGCTCTCTACCGTGCCCGACCCCGCACGGAAGTACTTTCTGCTGAACGGCTGCAGCGGATGCTCGGTGGTCAGGGCGTCGAGCAGTGCCTGGTCGTCATCTTCTTTTCCTTCCAGGCGCCAGCCGGCGGCCAGGTGGTCGCGAAGCTGGCCGAGCAGCACCGAGGGCGGCCGGGGCTCGTTGTCGTGGATGCTGCGGCCGACCCAGCTGATCATCAGGCTGTCCCGGGCCGAGAGCATCGCCTCGAGGAACAGGTAGCGGTCGTCCTCGCGGCGCGAGCGGTCGCCGGGGCGGTAGTCGTGGCCCATCAGGTCGATGTCCAGCGGGCGCTGGGTGCGCGGGTAGTCGCCGTCGTTCATGCCCAGCAAACAGACGTGGCGGAACGGGATGGCTCGCATCGGCATTAGGGTGGCGATGTTCACCGCGCCTGCCAGGAAGCGTTGGGAGAGGTTGGCCTCGTCGAGCTGGCCGAGCCAGTGCTCGCGCACCACCGAGAGCGGCAGGGCTTCAAGAAGGCCGGCGTCCTCGCTGGTCTCCTGCCACTCCTCCAGCAACTCGTCGAGGCGGCTCAGGGTGGCGAGGTCCGCCTCGTCCTCGGCTGAGAAGCACTCCCCGAGCAGTTCGCGCAGGCGGCGGCACCAGGTGGGTACGTCGGCGGGCTCCGAGAGCGCCCGCCACTGGGCCTCGAGGGTGTCGAGCAGGTCCATCAGCGGGCCGGCCAGCGCCGCCTCCAGGCCGCCGATATCGCCATAGGGCTCGATGTCGTGCCAGGGGCCCTCGGCGCCTTCGTTCTCTGTACTGTGACCCACGGCGTAGCCCAGCAGCAGCCGGCGCAGGCCGAAGGCCCAGGTGTTGGCGGTGAGCCCGCCTGGCAGGTCGAGCCGGGCGCGCTGCTCGGCGTCCAGCCCCCAGCGGATGCCGGCACCCTCGATCCAGCGGCGCAGCACCGGCAGGGCATCCAGGTCCAGCCCGAAGCGGGTGCGAAGGGCGGGAACCTCCAAGAGGTCCAACAGATCGCTCACCGTGAGCCGCGCCTCCGGCAGGTGCAGCAGGGCCTCCAGCGCTACCAGCAGCGGCTGGCGGTGACGGCTGGTCTGGTCGGAGAGCGTGAAGGGGATGTGGCGCGGGTCGTCCGGCGGCAGCCGGCCGAACACCGCCTGCACGGCGGCGGCGTAGGTGTCGATGTCCGGCACCATCACCAGCACGTCCCGCGGGCGCAGCGTCGGGTCGGCGTCGAAGGCGGCCAGCAGCTGGTCGTGGAGGATCTCCACTTCGCGCAGGGCGCTGTGAGCGACGTGGAAGCGCAGGCTGCGGTCGCGGGTCGGGTCTACGGCCGGCCAGGCGTCGCGAGTCTCCTGGGGCGGGCGCAGCTCGAGCACGTCGTCCTGCAGCTGTTGCAGCAAACCGGGGGCCTCGCCGTCGGCGGGCGAGTCGAACAGGTCGATGCGCATCGCCTCGGCGTCGAACAGCGACCGGTAGGCGTCCTGGTCGTCGAACT
The genomic region above belongs to Halomonas sp. YLGW01 and contains:
- a CDS encoding IS1595 family transposase translates to MDTHTFRHWLSQLPRLNARQKRLLRHRLHQPPRQDALHDTFPALQACPHCAASAAQLAPWGWSRGLRRYRCRACRRTCNTLTATPLARLRRVECWQDYAQALIEGLTVRAAAQRCGISKNTAFRWRHRFLTRIAQHSDTRETGIVEADETFFLESFKGQRHLPRPPRKRGGVGATRGTGPDQIPVMVVRDREGHTADFLLSKLDARHVHEALAPLVDQESVLCTDGASVYSAFASRCGITHQIVHAKPGQRVRAGAFHIQNVNAYHSRLKGWMHRFHGVATRYLVHYLGWRRMLERYSATIRPVHCLQEAVGRPVQHATGT
- the recB gene encoding exodeoxyribonuclease V subunit beta, encoding MNSPESARNTADTMQVAETPRLDPVALPLTGSRLIEASAGTGKTFTIALLYLRLVLGPRVFGNEEHEEDTASFPRPLTPPEILVVTFTNAATQELRDRIRARLVEAAEAFSLSTPPEAATEAPDDAPESRLALDSVASSDNHEGAPGAGQSGGHSTGVSNVASREGCTAPPRRSDPEPTPNETGDLFSEPALDNSQPEEEVSSSSDPLIALRDSYPRESWPTCARRLRLAAEWMDEAAVSTIHSWCHRMLREHAFDSGSLFALEMSLDQSEMDLEIARDYWRSFYYDLDPEALAIIARYWTTPDDLNDTAARLRTHASALPVAPPPFEALSNYREQRAAALAALKAPWPAWLDELEELLEAAAKRKAFNGQKLNAKSRANWLTALREWANDPELAKPALTPAAWKRLTPEGIAEIWKADSWEKDIAPNLPALEALEELPERLAELPDPFADLLAHAVHWMAARRETVQRRRAELGPDDLLHRLDAAFAGEAGETLAARIRAQFPVALVDEFQDTDPVQYRLFSRVYRLGEGPNQDDESAASNAGKSAASNAGKSAASGAEKSAAPGAEKSGVLLIGDPKQAIYAFRGADIHTYLQARRDTAGRHVTLGTNFRSAVPMVEAVNRVFAHAEQSDSGAFLFRRGDDNPVPFNAVDANGRKDALVRHGTTPPALTLWHLPADETLAKGAYLKELAARCATEMASLLREGQAGQTGFEQNGELRPLAPSDLAVLVNNGGEARAIRSALLARGIRSVYLSDKEGVFETEAAAELEVWLAACAAPDDERCLRAALATPSLGLGLAELDALNGGPQQDELAWEARVMQFRDYHRQWQRRGVLPMLHRLLADFEVPGRLLAVPEGERRLTDLLHLGELLQEASAEIDGEHALLRFLAESRAHPQAQSDTHRLRLESDADLVQVVTIHKSKGLEYPLVFLPFIAAFRPVKQGDLPLRWHDDDGNLHLTLSADEATLARADHERLGEDLRKLYVALTRARHATWLGLAPLEAIERSAIGHLIAGGEALTPDNLRPALEALANGNGDQPGSDSGNLNDSDKTVAVLDAPEADTTPVELISDDTPLGEARTPTRAIREHWWIASYSALRTGATPNEEESAVEAEPSPEPTTADEATAMEVIHEPFDAGAATVSEGSLHRFPRGPSAGTFLHGLLEWAGEEGFGRVAEDAELRADTLARRANRRGWEGQISALEQWLPELLTTPLPVPVDAAPLRLDALNPLHHYRVELEFWFAAHKVNTRRLDALVSAHTLGGQPRPALEPDTLNGMLKGFIDLVVEHEGRFYVLDWKSNHLGADDAAYTEAAMADAVLEKRYDVQYCLYLLALHRLLEARLPDYDIERHLGGALYVFLRGTRAPSRGVHAERPPSELILALDALFRAAQEAAA
- the recC gene encoding exodeoxyribonuclease V subunit gamma; the encoded protein is MPLSLSQGTELTPGFMVIHGNRLEALRDLAVEWLRTHPLGPLEDEVILVQSNGISQWLKLALAADPPEGAGIAAAMDVTLPARYLWQAYRAVLSQSEGEDAVPPASPLDKPRLVWRLMRLLPELLDDATFAPLARFLADDEDLRKRHQLAERLADLFDQYQVYRADWLAAWAEGRDVLIDARGQAKPLAEDQRWQPALWRRLRDDIGEAGLATSRAWVHTRFLEACRELTPDALNKETRPKGLPRRVVVFGISSLPRQTLEALAAVSRVTQVLLCVHNPCRHYWADIIEHKDLLRAARRRQRHRPGMPLELDDTQLHLHAQPLLAAWGKQGRDYLRLLDEFDDQDAYRSLFDAEAMRIDLFDSPADGEAPGLLQQLQDDVLELRPPQETRDAWPAVDPTRDRSLRFHVAHSALREVEILHDQLLAAFDADPTLRPRDVLVMVPDIDTYAAAVQAVFGRLPPDDPRHIPFTLSDQTSRHRQPLLVALEALLHLPEARLTVSDLLDLLEVPALRTRFGLDLDALPVLRRWIEGAGIRWGLDAEQRARLDLPGGLTANTWAFGLRRLLLGYAVGHSTENEGAEGPWHDIEPYGDIGGLEAALAGPLMDLLDTLEAQWRALSEPADVPTWCRRLRELLGECFSAEDEADLATLSRLDELLEEWQETSEDAGLLEALPLSVVREHWLGQLDEANLSQRFLAGAVNIATLMPMRAIPFRHVCLLGMNDGDYPRTQRPLDIDLMGHDYRPGDRSRREDDRYLFLEAMLSARDSLMISWVGRSIHDNEPRPPSVLLGQLRDHLAAGWRLEGKEDDDQALLDALTTEHPLQPFSRKYFRAGSGTVESRAGSGTVDGFSEDPRLFTYAREWRAVHAGQPTAQGVASEGELPPIELDTALTLSRLSGFLKEPVKAFFTTRLGVYLEREALESPDHEPFALNGLDHWQLQQALIEAGRRAVDEGAAPTPAIHDTLERLEREGRLAMGGFAELMRDNLVEPLDGLLSDYADQLEAWPHAWETPAAVSLTLATDQSPLSSEPLHIEDWLDGLRENAEGERCRLVLMTSSLVNKGKYNWKHWLGPWVSHLAGQLAIGPMTTVLLSRAGGGTLAPLDEATARAHLEAIARAWRLGMTTPLPLARDTAFAWHEKGGDDGALARVFGGEAKAEEADLKAWKAAVTAFHGSGFNGDHGELGRDPYLARQWRDLESLVRHQAAGRRFTELTATLYAPLHDEVKSKKTGGKGQGGRSS
- the recD gene encoding exodeoxyribonuclease V subunit alpha; protein product: MTTPISFDTDAAPEAALIQAPENALDDAQALFALLDRWVARGWLRSLDRAFAVFLHREASKENEVSEASPLLLLAAALASHQLGRGHVCLDLAQTLSTPDLALSLPPEGDSLEDPPPLPSRVMVALDLDAWRASLDQPEIIATGPGNTPLVLAGSAERPRLYLRRYWQHEQDIHTRINERLTVDQSPDNKSPDDKSADDAPDAARLRPILDVLFPPREDVDRRLDWQKAACALAGRSRFAVITGGPGTGKTTTVVRLLALLQALALGEGQEEGEEEGKQTLRIRLAAPTGKAASRLNESIAGQVAKLDLDGLADDPERLRDVIPKEVSTLHRLLGSRPDTRRFRHDRHNPLPLDVLVVDEASMVDVGMMAAMLEALPPRARLVLLGDKDQLASVEAGSVLGDLCARAEGGHYTQATAEWLTDATGQPLPTETLDADGQPLDQAIAMLRVSHRFTADSGIGQLAAAINLEAEPVAKRCAIGDALNHGFADLSHLRLSADDERGLARLAVTGCPERFPAANNAEAPPVGYRHFLSVMAERRPADDADQAAFDGWARAVLEAHGDFQLLCALRRGPWGVEGLNERVRQALEREKLIDSQDGRQHWYPGRPVLVTKNDYGLGLMNGDIGITLDMPRPDASLSSQRPNNALGDGSRRLLRVAFPAGDGTGRIKWVLPSRLQSVETVFAMTVHKSQGSEFTHAALVLPDAPNPILTRELVYTGITRARHWLTLVETGRGQLMDASQRRVMRVSGLGAPGKA